CAACGCGTACGGGGGCAGCAAGCAGGAGTTGACGGCCTTCTTTGGCGTCTTCTATGGACGCGTCAGTCTGCTGGCGCTCGTGATTCAGCTGCTGCTCACCTATCCGTTGGTTCGTCGGCTGGGGGTCGGCGGAGTCATCGTGATCATGCCTCTGACCCTGATCGGTACCTCGCTCGGTGTGATCGTCGCGCCGCTCCTGTTGCCGGCGTTGGCGCTGAAAGGCTCGGAGGGTCTGCTGGAGTACTCGGCTGATCGCAGTGGCCGGGAACTACTGTTCATGCCGTTGTCGCTGGATCTCAAGAAACGCGTGAAAGTCTTTGTCGATGTCTTCGTTGATCGGCTCTTTCGCGGCGTGGCCGGCGTCGTGCTGCTGGTCGCCACCGGCGTCTTCGCCTTTGGCGCCCGGCAGATGGCTGTCATTGCCGCCGTCCTGGCGCTGGTCTGGCTGCTCATCGCGCTGGTCGTCCGCCGGGAATATGTCGAAACCTTCAGGTTGGCAATCGAACATCGCGATATCGACATTTCCGACCTTCGTACCGCGATTGATGATTCGCAAACGCTGAAAATGCTGACCGGCTACCTTTCCAGTCCCCATGAACGCCAGGTGACCTATGCGCTCGATCTGCTCAAGTCGGCTCGCGATCCGAGTCTGGTCGAGAGCATCAGTTCGCTGCTGCGCCACGCCTCACCCGAGGTCCGCCGGCGCGCGGTCGAGGTCTTGCAGGAATATCATGAGCTTGTTAAGTGAAATTGAAGCGCTCCTGGGCGACGATGATCTGGGAGTGCGGCGCGAGGCCATCTACTTGCTTTACCTCAAAGCTGGAGCGGCAAAAACCGAACTTCTCCGCCAGTTTCTCAACCACGCCGACCCGCGCTTGCAGACGGCTGTTGTGGCATGTCTGGCCGAGCACCAATTACCGGAAGCTCACGACTTGCTCGACGAAGATCGCTTGGAGACGTTTCTCGTTCGCACGGATGGCGATGCCGAGACCGGACGACTGGAAACCGCCAAACTCCTGGGTGTACTGGCGGGCGAGCACTTCGGCGTCTTTCTTGCCCAGTTGCTCGCCGATGAGTCGCCGGTGGTCGTGCGGGAAGCTATCGCCTCCGCCGGTCGTCGACGTGACGCCAACTTCATCCCAGCCCTGATCGACAAATTGGCCGATCGGCGCTTCCGCGGCGCAGCTAAACCGGCGCTGGCAGCGTATGGGGCGGAAATCCTGCCCCGCTTGCAGACTCTGCTCCTCGATCCGGCAACCCCGGATGTGATCCGGCGCAATGTGCCGAGCGTTATTCATCGCATCATCCACCAACAGTCGGTCGATCTGCTCATCGTCGCCGCCGGTCAGGTGCCGGACCATCAGAAATTCGCCATCGTGCGCGCGCTCAACAAACTGCGGCAGGCTTCGCCGCGGCTACGCTTTCCGCCAGCCGCGATCGCAGACTTGGTGGTTGCCGAGGCGCGACGCGCGCTCCTGCTGGTGGAGGCCGGCATGATCCTGTCACGCGAAACGACCGACGCGGTCGATCGCCTCTGCCTGCGCGCCGTCAACGAACGCCGCCGCGACGCGCTGGAATTGGTGTTCCGGCTGCTTGGATTGCTCTATCCGTCGCAGGACATCTACGGCGCGTACCTGCGCATCAGCAGCGACCGGCGCGAGCATCAAATCAACGCCGTCGAGTATCTGAGCAATCGCCTGACCGGCGCGGTCCGCGGCCATGTTCTGCCGCTGATCGAAGGTCACACTCCCGCGGCGATCCTCGAACTGGCGGCGCCGGTCTATCGCCGGCAAATGATGACTCCGGTCGACGCTCACCGCCTGATGCTCGGCAGCGCCGACTACTGGCTGAAAGCCTGCGGCCTGTATGCCGCCCGGCGGGTGCCATTCGCCGACCTGCGCGCCCATCTCCGCGACGCCGCCTTTGACAATTCGGCGATTGTCCGCGAAACGGCGCTGGCGGTTGCCGCTGAACTTGGTTATTAGTATTTGCGGTTGGTGTGATGCTGACGACGATCGAAAAAGTGATTCTGTTGCAGGCGGTGGATGTCTTCGCCGATGTACCCACGGCCAATCTGGCCTATATCGCCGCCATTGCCGAAGAGGTCAGCTTCGCGGCCGGTACGACAATCTTCAGCGAAGGTGATCCGGCGACGGCCATGTTCTTCGTCCTCGACGGCCGCGTCAGTCTGCAGCGCGACGGCAACGAAATTGCCGTGGCGGAAGCCAACCAGGGTTTCGGCGTCTGGGCACTGTTCGACGAAGAGCGGCGCGTGGTCACCGCCACCACCGTCACCACTGTGCGCCTGTTGCGGATCGAAAGTGAGAGCTTTGCCGAAATCCTTGCCGACCACGCCGAAATCGCCCAGTTCCTCCTCAAGACCCTGACGCGGCGGCTGCGCAGCATTATGGAGCGCCTGCAACTGGAGCATGGCCGCCGTCCGGCTTGACATTTGCCCCGTCAAGCATTACCAATTCAAACGGAATGTCGAAGGATAAGGCTGATATCAAGAACCCAGTTAATCCACCTTCGGTCATGATTGTGGATGACGAGGAAATCGTCCTGACCAGCCTGCAGTCGTTGCTGCGGCTGGACACCGACTATCGCGTCGTCACTTTTCGCTCGCCCGTCGAGGCGCTGGCGGAGCTGCAGAAACATCCGGTTGACGCCGTCATCTCCGATTTTCTGATGCCGCAAATGAACGGCCTGCAATTCCTCGCCGAGGTCAAGCGCCTGTATCCCTCCGTGCCGCGCATCCTGCTGACCGGCTATGCCGACAAGGGCAACGCAATTAATGCCATCAATGAAGTGGGTCTGTATCAGTACATCGAGAAGCCATGGGACAACGATCACATCAAGCTGGTGCTGCGCAATAGCCTGGCGACGAAGTCGCTGGAGGAGACACTGCAACAGAAATTGCGCGAGCTGGACGAGGTGCTGCGCCATCGCGATGCCCTCGCCACCCGCGAAGGGATGCTGCGGCAGGAGCTCGATCTGGCGCGACAGGTGCAACAAAACCTGCTGCCGCGGCGACTTCCGGAGGCCAACGGATTGCGCATTGCCGCCAAGTACGAGCCGGTGCTCGAAATCGGCGGCGACTACTACGATATTCAGGAACTCGACGAGAGTCGGCTCGGGATCCTGGTTGCCGATGCCACCGGCCACGGCATCCAGGCGGCACTCAGTACGGCGTTGCTCAAATTCGCGTTCAGTACGTTGATCAAATCCGGTCAATCGCTGCCGGAAATCGTTACCGGCATGAATGAGATCCTGGGGCGCGGCCTGCCGGAAAATTCCTTTGTCGCGGCGATCGTCGCGATTCTGGACAAACGGCAGAAGTCGGTCGAGATCATCAACGCCGGGCTGCCGCATCCGCTGATCTGGCGGCGCGCCGCCACCACAGTCGAGCGGGTCGCCGCCAACGGGTTGTTCCTCGGCATCGACCTGCCCCTGAGCTACTGCGCCAGCGAAGCGACCACCGTCTCGCTCGGGCCGGGTGATCGTTTACTGCTGTACAGCGACGGCCTCAGCGAAGTGCCCGGCCGGGACGGCCGCTTCTTCGGCGATGCCACCATGATCGAGGAAATCGAACGACACGCCGCCACTCCACTGGAACAACTGCTCGATTGGCTGCTGCAGTCCTCGCGCGAGTTCTGCGACGGCTCGCAGGAACCTGACGACACAACCATTGTTGCAATAGAGACAATTTGATTGGATTCGGAGTCTGACTATGTCGAATACTGCCAAAGATTCTTCCGCTCTCGATAAACGCGAGACCATCGTTATCGTCGATGACGAGGAGATGGTCATTACCAGCCTGAGCTCCTTCCTGAGTCTGGAAACGGAATACAACGTCAAAGCTTTCACTTCCGTGCAACAGGCGCTCGAATTCATCGGCGCCAATGATGTCGATCTCGTCATGTCCGACTATCTGATGCCGGAGATGGACGGCATCACGTTTCTGGCCAAGGTCCGCGACCTCAAACCGCAGGTACCGCGCATTATCCTGACCGGCTACGCCGACAAGGAGAACGCCATCAAAGCAATCAACGAGGTCGGCCTGTTCCAGTACCTGGAAAAGCCGTGGGATAACGACGATATCCTCATTGTCCTGCGCAACGGCCTCGAACGCAACAAGCTGATGAAAAAGCTGCAGGAAAAGATCGACGAGATCAACCGCGCCTATGCCGAACTTCAGGTGCTGCAGCGCGAAATCGTCAAAGCGTTCGTCTGACCCCCTAACCGGGTTCTGCCCGAGAATTAGCGCGGTATTAACACCCCGCTAACAGCCGCTTCTACCTTTGCTCCGTCTGTCTGGAGAAGACAGCTCGTCCGGCGCCCGTCGCGCTGGGCTAAGACTAACGGAGGGAAGGAATGGAAGCAACCTTATCGACCACACGGCGGCCCCGGGCCAGCCGATTCTTCAGTATCGCATTCGCTACGTTTGTCGTCTTGCTGCTGTGCGGCTGGTGGAGTAACGTCGCGGCGCAATCGCCAACGACCGGTCGCATCATGGGAAAAGTCGTTACCCGCGACACCGGTGAGCCACTCATCGGCGCCAGTGTCATGATCGACGGCACCAAACTCGGCGCGATGGCCGATCTTGACGGCAACTACATCCTTAACAATGTACCGCTCGGTGTCCACCGCCTGATTGTCTCGGCGATCGGTCATACGCGAACGATCATCGACAGCGTTACGGTCGAAGCCGGCCAGACGGCCAAGCTGGATTTTGGCCTGAAGTCGGAAGCCGTCGTCGGCCAGGACGTTGTTGTCGAAGCCGCCCGCGTCAAAGACACCGAAGCCGCTTTGCTGAATCTGCGGCAGCAAGCCCCGGCGGCGCAGGATGCTATCAGCTCCGAAGTCATGTCGCGATCCGGTGCCAGTGATGCCGCCGCTGCTTTGACGCGCGTCACCGGTTCCAGCGTGATCGATGGCCGCACCGCCGTGGTTCGCGGTCTGTCGGGTCGCTACTCCAATACCCAGTTGAACGGAGCGCAACTCCCCAGCACCGATCCGGACAAGCCCGCCGTCCAATTGGACTTGATTCCGGCCGGATTGCTCGACAATATCACCGTCCAGAAAACCTTCACCCCTGACCGGCAGGGCAATTTCTCCGGCGGCGCCATCAATCTGAGCACCAAGGATCTTCCCGAGCGGATGACGCTCAAGTTCAGTTCTTCCGTGTCCTGCAATTCGAATGTCTCACTCCATGACGGCGTGCTGACACACTCGAGTGGTCCCAAGGAGTGGCTGGGCTTTGACGATGGTTTCCGCAGCGCACCTGCGGAGATCGTCGACTCAAGTTTCCGTACCCCCGGCTACACGACCGTCGGCGACAGTCGCAACGCCGCCGGCGCCGAATACCTCGACCGCATTGCCAAGGCGCTGAGCCGCGACTTCGCCTTCACCGAGCGCCGGGCTCCGCTCAATCAAGGCTATGGCCTGTCGTTCGGAAATCTCTACCAGCTCTTCAATCGCCCGCTCGGCGTCCTCGGTTCGCTCACCTACAGCCGCAATAACAGCTACAGCGGTGACGGCATCTACCGGCGTTATGAAGTTGAGCGGATCGGCACCGAAGTGACCGGGCTCGGCACCTATCTTGACTACGCCGATCGAAAAGCTTCCGAGGAAGTACTCTGGGGCGGTCTGCTGACCGCCAACCTGCTGCTCAGTCCCAACCACCGACTGCGCTTCAGCTTCAATCGCAACCAGCACGGCGAGAAGATTTCGCGCCAGGTGGAAGGCATCTACACCAGTTACACCGTGGAAGCCGGTCAGCGGCTGCGCAGCCATGTCTGGCAGTACACCGAGCGCTCCATGCAGGCCCTGCAGTACGGCGGCGAGCACTCGGTCAAACTCCCGCTCTTGAACCGCACCCGCATCGAATGGAGTGCCTCGACGAGCCGCAACCGGCAGGACGACCCTGACCTGCGCTTCTGGACCGATATCGCCAACTATGACGAAAATGACAGCCTGATCTCGGCCGGCATCGTTACCGGGTTTCCTTACCCGACTCACTTCTTCCGCTACCTCACGGAAACCAATCGCGAGTACAAAGTTGACTTTTCGGTTCCGATCGAATTTGCCAATCCCGGTTCGAAACTGCGCTTCGGAACAGCAATCTTTGACAAGTCGCGCAGCCAGGACAACTGGTTGATCCGACTGAATCCCTCCGAGCGACCCGACCTGTTCTCGTCCTACAACGGCGATCCCGGCTCCATCCTGACCGACGACAAGATCGGCAAGATTGATTCCACTTTCAACAGCTACACCAATTCGTGGAATTACCTCTGGGGCATTGTGCCGGAGAATCTGACCCAGAAAGCGGATGTCTATCGCGGTGACCAGGATATCCTCGCCTTCTACGGCATGCTCGACTGGAAATTGACCTCGCGCTTTGATCTGATTGCCGGAGCACGGCTCGAGCACACCGACCAGTGGGTTGAAACCATTGACACGACATCGCTCGATTTCCGTGGCGCCTATAACGTCTCCGATTGGTTGCCCTCCGTCAATCTCGTCTATCACGCCCAGCCCGACATGAATTTGCGCGGCGCCTTCAGCATCACCACCGCGCGCCCGACGATTCGCGAGATGGCCCCCTTCTACAGCTACGAATTCCTGACCGGCAATAACAACATCGGCAACCCGCGCCTCACCCGTACCCTGATTCGCAACTGGGATTTGCGCTGGGAGTGGTTTACGCGGCCGGGCGAAGTGATCGCTGTCAGTGGCTTCTACAAACACTTCTCCGACCCGATCGAGCGCTTCAATCTCTCCGAGAACGGCGATATCAGCTTCCTGAATGTCTCGCGCGCACTCGTCTACGGTGCGGAGTTCGAGGTTCGCCGCCGCCTGGATCATACCGGCATCGCCCCGCTCCGGAACTTGCAGCTCGGCGCCAACCTGACGATTGTCCAGTCCGAGGTTGACATCGACGCCCGCGAACTCGCGTACCGTCTGAGCAACGGCTTGACCGACTCCACCGAAACCAAGCGCCCGTTCGGCGGCCAGTCACCATATGTCCTTAACTTCGACATCGCTTACACCAGTCCGGGCGCGACCACCGAGATCGCTTTCTTCTACAACATCTTCGGCGACCGCCTGGCCGAGGTCGGCTATCAAGCGCCCGATATCTTCGAGAAGTCTCGCCAGCAGGCGGATCTGTCGATCATGCAGCGCGTCTTTGGTCCGCTGACCGCACGATTTGCCGCCAAGAACCTCTTCAATGAAGACCGCAAGCTCATTCAGACGGCCGCCGGCAAGGAGTACATCCGCTCGCTCAGCCGCGAAGGCCGAACTTATACAATCGGCTTGTCCTACTCGCTATAGCCGCACTCCGAGAACTAATCGGCACCTCATCGCATCCTAACCGAGAGGCGCCATTCTTCTTGCGGATATGGTTGAACGTTACACCAGCGCAAAACCCGCACGTATGCTTCTCCGCGAGCTCCCGGCGACCTCGCCGCTCAAGAATCTCCGGGTGCCGCGCGCATCCACTCGATTTCGATTTGTGACCCAAGTTGCGAACCAAGAAAGGAAAATTATGAACAGGAGGAAATCCGTGTATCGTCTGTTCTTGTTGCCACTGACTCTGCTCCTCATGATGGCGAGTTGGGCCTTCGGACAGTGCATAATCGAGCCCGGTAAAACCCAGGTCTTAGTACCGATCGGCGACATCACGACCGATCAAACCTGGACTGCCGGCAACGTCTACGTGCTGCAAGGGCCGACCTACGTGGTCTCCGGCGTCACGCTAACCATCCAGCCCGGTACCGTGATCAAGGGCATCACCGGTCTGCCGGCCGGATCAGTCGCCTCGCTCATCATCGAGCGCGGCGCGCAGATTATCGCCAATGGCACCGAGCAAGCGCCGATCATCTTCACCGCCTGCACCGACGACCTGAACGATCCGACCGATCTGGATCGCTCCAATCGCGGTCTCTGGGGCTCGCTGATCATCCTCGGCAACGCCCCGATCAATGGCACGGTCACCCCGCCGAATACGTGCGCGACCAACTTCATCGAAGGCATCCCACCATCGCCAAAAACCGAATATGGTGGCTGCGATGCCTTCGACAATTCCGGCATCCTGCGCTACGTGCAACTCAAGCACGGCGGTTCGATCATCGGCGCCGCCAATGAAATCAACGGCCTCACCCTCGGCGGCGTCGGCTCCGGAACGACGATCGAGTACGTTGAAGTCTTCGCCAATCTGGATGACGGCTTCGAGTTCTTCGGCGGAACCGTGAATTGCCGTTATCTCATCTCGGCTTTCAACGACGACGATGCTTTCGATTGGGACCAAGGCTACTCCGGCAAGTTGCAATTCTTGTTCTGCATCTACGACTCGACCAACGGCGATCGCGCCTTCGAAATCGACAGTGATGATGGCAACGCCGATACGCAGCCGTACGCCCGCCCGACCGTCTACAATGTGACCGCGTTCGGTCGCGGGGAAGTGCTCACGACCGCGCCGTCTAACCAAAATGCCGCCATTCATTCCAAAGAGAACAATGCCGGTCACTTCCGAAACTCGATCTTCTACGAATGGCCGCGTAATGGCATCTTCATCGAAGATCAATCCGGCCCGTCGTTCAGCCTGAATCCGATTCCCGACTGCTCGATCCTCGGTGGCCAGATCGACGCCGAATATCACAGCCGCTGTCTCACCGGCCCGTTCACCAACCCGAATTGGGTCGGGGGTTACAGCAATCAGAATCCAGTCTTCGCAGTGTCCAACTTCGATGTCTTCGGTACCATCTGGTGTGCGATTAACAGCGCGGCGATCACGCCCACCCTCGTGGCCAGTTCGCAATCCTGGACCGAACAGCGCCTCTTCACTGATTATCCGTCACTCGGTGGCGCTATCGCCGGTGTCCCCGGCGGAGCTTGGGACAACGTCATCGAAAACCCGATCTTCGCCGGCAATAATCGGGCCAAGAGCCGCTTCTCTGGACAAAACGCTCTGGACCCGCGCCCGGCCGTCGGCGGACCGGCATTTTCGATTGGACTAAAGGACGCGCCGGCCGAAGATCCTTGGTTCCAATCCGCACCGTATGCCGGGGCGTTCAATGCCACCAACAATTGGATGATGAACTGGACAAATCTCTGGTTTGCCGACTACCTCAATGAAGGTCCGGCCGTCAGCGGAAAGTGCGGCGATGCCGACTGCAGCGGTGCATACTCGATCTCCGATGCGGTCTACCTCATCAACTACATTTTTGCCGGCGGCCCGGCGCCGTGCTCCCCGCTAAACGGCGACGCCGATGTCAGCGGCTCAGTCTCAATCTCCGATGCCGTGTACCTCATTAACTACATCTTCGCCGGCGGCCCGGCACCGGCCTGTCCAAATTGCAGCTAACGACTTGTTGCCTCACTATTTCGACGAATGGGCGGAGAATCATGGTTCTCCGCCCTCGCCATTATTGGACAAATTCCGATAGCTTTTGACGTCTTTCAAGGTTCATTCTTTACCCTCCAAATCTGATACTATTTGTTATATTTTTCACGATCTGAGCCGATAGACACTAATAGCAAAATAGGATGATTTGTCTACTTTTTGCTTGACATTGATATGCCCAGAAGCTATTTATGCGAGCAGAAACAGGAGAAGAAGCGCCGATCATGTGAATTATTTCA
This Candidatus Zixiibacteriota bacterium DNA region includes the following protein-coding sequences:
- a CDS encoding Crp/Fnr family transcriptional regulator, translated to MLTTIEKVILLQAVDVFADVPTANLAYIAAIAEEVSFAAGTTIFSEGDPATAMFFVLDGRVSLQRDGNEIAVAEANQGFGVWALFDEERRVVTATTVTTVRLLRIESESFAEILADHAEIAQFLLKTLTRRLRSIMERLQLEHGRRPA
- a CDS encoding SpoIIE family protein phosphatase, yielding MSKDKADIKNPVNPPSVMIVDDEEIVLTSLQSLLRLDTDYRVVTFRSPVEALAELQKHPVDAVISDFLMPQMNGLQFLAEVKRLYPSVPRILLTGYADKGNAINAINEVGLYQYIEKPWDNDHIKLVLRNSLATKSLEETLQQKLRELDEVLRHRDALATREGMLRQELDLARQVQQNLLPRRLPEANGLRIAAKYEPVLEIGGDYYDIQELDESRLGILVADATGHGIQAALSTALLKFAFSTLIKSGQSLPEIVTGMNEILGRGLPENSFVAAIVAILDKRQKSVEIINAGLPHPLIWRRAATTVERVAANGLFLGIDLPLSYCASEATTVSLGPGDRLLLYSDGLSEVPGRDGRFFGDATMIEEIERHAATPLEQLLDWLLQSSREFCDGSQEPDDTTIVAIETI
- a CDS encoding response regulator; translation: MSNTAKDSSALDKRETIVIVDDEEMVITSLSSFLSLETEYNVKAFTSVQQALEFIGANDVDLVMSDYLMPEMDGITFLAKVRDLKPQVPRIILTGYADKENAIKAINEVGLFQYLEKPWDNDDILIVLRNGLERNKLMKKLQEKIDEINRAYAELQVLQREIVKAFV
- a CDS encoding TonB-dependent receptor; its protein translation is MEATLSTTRRPRASRFFSIAFATFVVLLLCGWWSNVAAQSPTTGRIMGKVVTRDTGEPLIGASVMIDGTKLGAMADLDGNYILNNVPLGVHRLIVSAIGHTRTIIDSVTVEAGQTAKLDFGLKSEAVVGQDVVVEAARVKDTEAALLNLRQQAPAAQDAISSEVMSRSGASDAAAALTRVTGSSVIDGRTAVVRGLSGRYSNTQLNGAQLPSTDPDKPAVQLDLIPAGLLDNITVQKTFTPDRQGNFSGGAINLSTKDLPERMTLKFSSSVSCNSNVSLHDGVLTHSSGPKEWLGFDDGFRSAPAEIVDSSFRTPGYTTVGDSRNAAGAEYLDRIAKALSRDFAFTERRAPLNQGYGLSFGNLYQLFNRPLGVLGSLTYSRNNSYSGDGIYRRYEVERIGTEVTGLGTYLDYADRKASEEVLWGGLLTANLLLSPNHRLRFSFNRNQHGEKISRQVEGIYTSYTVEAGQRLRSHVWQYTERSMQALQYGGEHSVKLPLLNRTRIEWSASTSRNRQDDPDLRFWTDIANYDENDSLISAGIVTGFPYPTHFFRYLTETNREYKVDFSVPIEFANPGSKLRFGTAIFDKSRSQDNWLIRLNPSERPDLFSSYNGDPGSILTDDKIGKIDSTFNSYTNSWNYLWGIVPENLTQKADVYRGDQDILAFYGMLDWKLTSRFDLIAGARLEHTDQWVETIDTTSLDFRGAYNVSDWLPSVNLVYHAQPDMNLRGAFSITTARPTIREMAPFYSYEFLTGNNNIGNPRLTRTLIRNWDLRWEWFTRPGEVIAVSGFYKHFSDPIERFNLSENGDISFLNVSRALVYGAEFEVRRRLDHTGIAPLRNLQLGANLTIVQSEVDIDARELAYRLSNGLTDSTETKRPFGGQSPYVLNFDIAYTSPGATTEIAFFYNIFGDRLAEVGYQAPDIFEKSRQQADLSIMQRVFGPLTARFAAKNLFNEDRKLIQTAAGKEYIRSLSREGRTYTIGLSYSL